A DNA window from Camelina sativa cultivar DH55 chromosome 17, Cs, whole genome shotgun sequence contains the following coding sequences:
- the LOC104756054 gene encoding ATPase 10, plasma membrane-type-like, with the protein MARLALKTRVLRDGQWQEQDASILVSGDIISIKLGDIIPADARLLEGDPLKIDQSVLTGESLPVTKKKSEQVFSGSTCKQGEIEAAVIATGASTFFGKTARLVDSTDVTGQFQQVLTAIGNFCICCIAVGMVLEIIVMFPVQHRSYRVGINNLLVLLIGVIPIAMPTVLSVTLAIGSHRLSQQDTYG; encoded by the exons ATGGCTCGCTTGGCTCTAAAAACAAGA GTACTTAGAGATGGACAGTGGCAAGAGCAAGATGCATCTATCTTGGTATCTGGTGATATAATTAGCATAAAGCTTGGGGATATCATTCCTGCAGATGCTCGTCTTCTTGAAGGAGACCCCTTGAAGATTGATCAG TCAGTGCTGACTGGAGAATCACTACCTgtgaccaagaagaagagtgagCAAGTCTTTTCTGGTTCTACTTGTAAACAAGGTGAAATAGAAGCTGCTGTGATAGCAACTGGAGCGAGCACCTTCTTTGGAAAAACAGCACGCTTGGTGGACAGCACAGATGTAACCGGACAATTTCAGCAG GTTCTTACAGCAATAGGAAACTTCTGCATTTGCTGTATTGCTGTTGGAATGGTTCTTGAAATCATTGTCATGTTCCCTGTACAACATCGTTCCTACAGAGTTGGGATCAATAACCTTCTTGTACTACTGATTGGAGTGATACCCATTGCCATGCCTACTGTACTATCAGTCACACTTGCCATTGGATCTCACCGACTTTCTCAACAG gatacATATGGTTGA
- the LOC104756052 gene encoding leucine-rich repeat receptor-like serine/threonine-protein kinase At1g17230 isoform X2, which produces MRERICFLAIVVLCSFSFIFVRSLNEEGRVLLEFKALLNDSNDYLASWNQLDSNPCNWTGIACTSLRIVTSVDLNGMNLSGTLSPLICKLNGLRKLNVSTNFISGPIPRDLSLCRSLEVLDLCTNRFHGVIPIQLTMIITLQKLYLCENYLFGSIPRQIGSLSSLQELVIYSNNLTGVIPPSMGKLRQLRVIRAGRNAFSGVIPSEISGCESLKVLGLAENLLEGSLPKQLEQLRNLTDLILWQNRLSGEIPPSVGNITSLEVLALHENYFTGSIPRDIGKLTKMKRLYLYTNQLTGEIPREIGNLTNAVEIDFSENQLTGFIPIEFGQILNLRLLHLFENILGGPIPRELGELTLLEKLDLSINRLNGTIPQELQFLTYLVDLQLFDNQLEGTIPPLIGFYSNFSVLDMSANSLSGSIPAHFCRFQKLILLSLGSNKLSGNIPRDLKTCKSLTKLMLGDNQLTGSLPVELFNLQNLTALELHQNWLSGNISADLGKLKNLERLRLANNKFTGEIPPEIGSLTKIVGLNISSNHLTGHIPKELGSCVTIQRLDLSGNKFSGYIAEELGQLVNLEILKLSDNRLTGEIPHSVGDLTRLMELQLGGNLLSGNIPVELGKLTSLQISLNISHNSLSGTIPDSLGNLQMLEILYLNDNKLSGEIPASIGNLMSLLICNISNNNLLGTVPDTAVFQRMDSSNFAGNHGLCNSQRSHCQPLAPNSDSKINWLMNGSQRQKILTITCLVIGSVFLITFIGICWAIKRREPAFVALEDQTKPDVMDSYYFPKKGFTYQGLVDATRNFSEDVVLGKGACGTVYKAEMSDGEVIAVKKLNSRGEGASSDNSFRAEISTLGKIRHRNIVKLYGFCYHQNSNLLLYEYMSKGSLGEQLQRGGEKNCLLDWNARYRIALGAAEGLCYLHHDCRPQIVHRDIKSNNILLDELFQAHVGDFGLAKLIDLSYSKSMSAVAGSYGYIAPEYAYTMKVTEKCDIYSFGVVLLELITGKPPVQPLEQGGDLVNWVRRSIRNMVPTIEMFDPRLDTNDKRTVHEMSLVLKIALFCTSNSPASRPTMREVVAMIIEARGSTSLSSSSITSETPLDEANSSKEIDFVASP; this is translated from the exons ATGAGAGAAAGGATATGTTTCCTCGCAATAGTGGTTCTctgttctttctctttcatctttGTGAGATCCCTAAACGAAGAAGGGCGTGTTCTTCTGGAGTTTAAAGCTCTACTAAATGACTCCAATGATTATCTCGCAAGCTGGAATCAGTTGGATTCAAATCCCTGCAACTGGACCGGAATCGCCTGTACCAGTCTCAGAATTGTAACTTCTGTGGATCTAAATGGGATGAATCTTTCAGGTACACTATCTCCTCTCATATGCAAGCTTAATGGTTTAAGGAAACTGAATGTTTCCACCAACTTCATCTCTGGTCCAATCCCTCGAGATTTATCTCTCTGTCGAAGCCTAGAGGTTCTTGATCTCTGCACAAATAGGTTCCACGGAGTAATACCAATTCAGCTAACCATGATCATCACTCTTCAAAAGCTGTATCTATGCGAGAATTATCTTTTCGGTTCGATCCCTAGACAAATCGGTAGTTTGAGTTCGCTCCAAGAGCTTGTGATCTACAGCAACAATCTCACCGGTGTAATCCCTCCTTCCATGGGGAAATTGAGACAGCTGCGAGTCATTAGGGCAGGTCGGAACGCGTTTTCGGGTGTGATTCCGTCTGAAATCAGCGGATGCGAGAGCCTAAAGGTACTTGGATTAGCAGAGAATCTTCTTGAGGGTTCTCTTCCTAAGCAGCTAGAGCAGCTTCGAAATCTTACTGATTTGATACTCTGGCAAAACCGTCTATCCGGCGAGATACCTCCTTCAGTAGGAAACATCACCAGTCTGGAGGTGCTTGCGCTCCACGAAAACTACTTCACGGGATCAATTCCAAGAGATATTGGGAAGCTCACAAAGATGAAAAGGCTGTACCTTTACACAAACCAGTTAACCGGAGAGATACCTCGTGAAATAGGCAACTTGACAAATGCAGTTGAGATAGATTTTTCCGAGAATCAGTTAACAGGTTTCATCCCGATAGAGTTCGGTCAGATCCTGAATCTCCGATTACTTCATCTTTTTGAGAACATCCTTGGAGGTCCAATTCCTAGGGAGCTTGGGGAATTGACACTGTTGGAGAAGCTAGACTTGTCTATCAATAGACTAAACGGTACTATCCCACAAGAGCTTCAGTTCCTAACTTACCTTGTGGATTTGCAACTTTTTGACAACCAGCTTGAAGGGACGATTCCTCCTCTAATCGGTTTCTATAGCAATTTTTCTGTTCTTGATATGTCTGCCAATTCTCTGTCTGGTTCAATTCCCGCCCACTTCTGCAGATTTCAGAAGCTAATACTTCTGAGTCTTGGCTCAAACAAGTTATCAGGAAACATCCCTCGTGATCTGAAAACCTGCAAGTCACTGACAAAGCTAATGTTAGGCGATAACCAGCTAACAGGAAGCCTTCCCGTTGAATTATTTAATCTTCAGAACCTTACTGCATTAGAGCTTCACCAAAACTGGTTATCAGGGAATATATCTGCAGACCTGGGAAAGCTGAAGAATTTAGAACGACTGCGTCTAGCTAACAACAAGTTTACTGGTGAAATTCCTCCAGAGATTGGGAGTCTCACAAAGATTGTTGGCTTAAACATCTCCTCCAATCACCTCACTGGTCAC ATCCCTAAAGAGTTGGGGAGTTGTGTCACTATCCAGAGGCTTGACCTTAGTGGCAACAAGTTTTCCGGGTACATAGCAGAAGAGCTTGGTCAGTTGGTCAATTTAGAGATTTTGAAATTGTCTGATAATAGATTGACCGGAGAAATTCCTCATAGCGTTGGAGATCTTACTCGGCTCATGGAGTTACAACTAGGAGGCAATCTCTTGTCTGGAAACATTCCAGTGGAGCTTGGAAAGTTAACCTCTCTGCAAATCTCCCTCAACATTAGTCACAATAGTCTCTCAGGTACGATTCCAGACAGTTTGGGAAATCTACAAATGTTGGAGATACTTTACCTCAACGACAACAAGCTTTCAGGTGAGATCCCTGCATCAATTGGGAATCTCATGAGCCTCCTCATCTGCAATATCTCAAACAATAACTTGTTAGGAACAGTACCAGACACAGCAGTGTTCCAGCGGATGGATTCATCGAACTTTGCTGGAAACCACGGTTTGTGTAACTCTCAGAGAAGCCACTGCCAACCACTTGCCCCAAATTCTGATTCCAAGATAAATTGGTTAATGAACGGTTCGCAAAGGCAAAAGATCTTGACAATCACTTGTCTTGTAATCGGCTCCGTTTTTCTTATCACTTTTATTGGTATCTGTTGGGCAATAAAGCGACGGGAACCAGCCTTTGTTGCTCTTGAGGATCAAACAAAACCGGATGTCATGGACAGCTACTATTTCCCTAAAAAAGGTTTCACATATCAAGGCCTTGTGGATGCAACCAGAAACTTCTCCGAAGACGTGGTTTTAGGGAAAGGAGCATGTGGAACGGTCTACAAAGCTGAAATGTCAGATGGCGAGGTGATAGCCGTGAAGAAGCTAAACTCTCGCGGGGAAGGAGCTAGTTCTGATAATAGCTTCAGAGCTGAGATATCAACACTTGGAAAGATAAGGCACAGGAATATTGTGAAGCTGTATGGTTTCTGCTATCACCAGAACTCAAATCTTCTCTTGTATGAGTACATGTCAAAAGGAAGCCTCGGGGAACAACTACAGCGAGGAGGTGAGAAAAACTGCTTGTTGGATTGGAATGCTCGGTACAGAATCGCCCTCGGCGCTGCAGAGGGTCTGTGTTACCTCCATCATGATTGCAGACCTCAAATAGTTCACCGCGACATAAAATCGAACAACATTCTTCTTGATGAACTCTTCCAGGCTCATGTTGGAGATTTTGGCCTGGCTAAATTGATTGATCTCTCTTACTCAAAGTCCATGTCAGCGGTTGCAGGCTCTTACGGATACATCGCTCCAG AATATGCTTACACGATGAAGGTGACAGAGAAATGCGACATCTATAGCTTTGGAGTAGTGCTTTTGGAGTTAATAACAGGAAAGCCCCCAGTTCAACCGCTGGAGCAAGGAGGGGATCTAGTCAATTGGGTTAGAAGATCAATCCGTAACATGGTTCCAACCATTGAAATGTTTGATCCGAGGCTAGATACAAATGATAAGAGAACGGTTCATGAGATGTCTCTTGTCCTAAAGATTGCACTGTTCTGCACCAGCAATTCTCCGGCTAGTAGACCAACGATGAGAGAAGTTGTCGCAATGATTATTGAAGCTCGGGGATCAACTAGCCTCTCGTCCTCGTCCATTACATCAGAAACTCCTCTAGACGAAGCAAACTCCTCCAAAG AAATTGACTTTGTTGCATCACCTTGA
- the LOC104756052 gene encoding leucine-rich repeat receptor-like serine/threonine-protein kinase At1g17230 isoform X1, which yields MRERICFLAIVVLCSFSFIFVRSLNEEGRVLLEFKALLNDSNDYLASWNQLDSNPCNWTGIACTSLRIVTSVDLNGMNLSGTLSPLICKLNGLRKLNVSTNFISGPIPRDLSLCRSLEVLDLCTNRFHGVIPIQLTMIITLQKLYLCENYLFGSIPRQIGSLSSLQELVIYSNNLTGVIPPSMGKLRQLRVIRAGRNAFSGVIPSEISGCESLKVLGLAENLLEGSLPKQLEQLRNLTDLILWQNRLSGEIPPSVGNITSLEVLALHENYFTGSIPRDIGKLTKMKRLYLYTNQLTGEIPREIGNLTDAVEIDFSENQLTGFIPIEFGQILNLRLLHLFENIIGGPIPRELGELTLLEKLDLSINRLNGTIPRELQFLTCLVDLQLFDNQLEGTIPPLIGFYSNFSVLDMSANSLSGSIPAHFCRFQKLILLSLGSNKLSGNIPRDLKTCKSLTKLMLGDNQLTGSLPVELFNLQNLTALELHQNWLSGNISADLGKLKNLERLRLANNNFTGEIPSEIGSLTKIVGLNISSNQLTGHIPKELGSCVTIQRLDLSGNKFSGYIAEELGQLVNLEILKLSDNRLTGEIPHSVGDLTRLMELQLGGNLLSGNIPVELGKLTSLQISLNISHNSLSGTIPDSLGNLQMLEILYLNDNKLSGEIPASIGNLMSLLICNISNNNLLGTVPDTAVFQRMDSSNFAGNHGLCNSQRSHCQPLAPNSDSKINWLMNGSQRQKILTITCLVIGSVFLITFIGICWAIKRREPAFVALEDQTKPDVMDSYYFPKKGFTYQGLVDATRNFSEDVVLGKGACGTVYKAEMSDGEVIAVKKLNSRGEGASSDNSFRAEISTLGKIRHRNIVKLYGFCYHQNSNLLLYEYMSKGSLGEQLQRGGEKNCLLDWNARYRIALGAAEGLCYLHHDCRPQIVHRDIKSNNILLDELFQAHVGDFGLAKLIDLSYSKSMSAVAGSYGYIAPEYAYTMKVTEKCDIYSFGVVLLELITGKPPVQPLEQGGDLVNWVRRSIRNMVPTIEMFDPRLDTNDKRTVHEMSLVLKIALFCTSNSPASRPTMREVVAMIIEARGSTSLSSSSITSETPLDEANSSKEIDFVASP from the exons ATGAGAGAAAGGATATGTTTCCTCGCAATAGTGGTTCTctgttctttctctttcatctttGTGAGATCCCTAAACGAAGAAGGGCGTGTTCTTCTGGAGTTTAAAGCTCTACTAAATGACTCCAATGATTATCTCGCAAGCTGGAATCAGTTGGATTCAAATCCCTGCAACTGGACCGGAATCGCCTGTACCAGTCTCAGAATTGTAACTTCTGTGGATCTAAATGGGATGAATCTTTCAGGTACACTATCTCCTCTCATATGCAAGCTTAATGGTTTAAGGAAACTGAATGTTTCCACCAACTTCATCTCTGGTCCAATCCCTCGAGATTTATCTCTCTGTCGAAGCCTAGAGGTTCTTGATCTCTGCACAAATAGGTTCCACGGAGTAATACCAATTCAGCTAACCATGATCATCACTCTTCAAAAGCTGTATCTATGCGAGAATTATCTTTTCGGTTCGATCCCTAGACAAATCGGTAGTTTGAGTTCGCTCCAAGAGCTTGTGATCTACAGCAACAATCTCACCGGTGTAATCCCTCCTTCCATGGGGAAATTGAGACAGCTGCGAGTCATTAGGGCAGGTCGGAACGCGTTTTCGGGTGTGATTCCGTCTGAAATCAGCGGATGCGAGAGCCTAAAGGTACTTGGATTAGCAGAGAATCTTCTTGAGGGTTCTCTTCCTAAGCAGCTAGAGCAGCTTCGAAATCTTACTGATTTGATACTCTGGCAAAACCGTCTATCCGGCGAGATACCTCCTTCAGTAGGAAACATCACCAGTCTGGAGGTGCTTGCGCTCCACGAAAACTACTTCACGGGATCAATTCCAAGAGATATTGGGAAGCTCACAAAGATGAAAAGGCTGTACCTTTACACAAACCAGTTAACCGGAGAGATACCTCGTGAAATAGGCAACTTGA CAGATGCAGTTGAGATAGATTTTTCGGAGAATCAGTTAACAGGTTTCATCCCGATAGAGTTTGGTCAGATTCTGAATCTCCGATTACTTCATCTTTTCGAGAACATCATTGGAGGTCCAATTCCTAGGGAGCTTGGGGAATTGACACTGTTGGAGAAGCTAGACTTGTCTATCAATAGACTAAACGGTACTATCCCACGAGAGCTTCAGTTTCTAACTTGCCTTGTAGATTTGCAACTTTTTGACAACCAGCTTGAAGGGACGATTCCTCCTCTAATCGGTTTCTATAGCAATTTTTCTGTTCTTGATATGTCTGCCAATTCTCTGTCTGGTTCAATTCCCGCCCACTTCTGCAGATTTCAGAAGCTAATACTTCTGAGTCTTGGTTCAAACAAGTTATCAGGAAACATCCCTCGTGATCTGAAAACCTGCAAGTCACTGACAAAGCTAATGTTAGGCGATAACCAGCTAACAGGAAGCCTTCCCGTTGAATTATTTAATCTTCAGAACCTTACTGCATTAGAGCTTCACCAAAACTGGTTATCAGGGAATATATCTGCAGACCTGGGAAAGCTGAAGAATTTAGAAAGACTGCGTCTTGCTAACAACAATTTTACTGGTGAAATTCCTTCAGAGATTGGGAGTCTCACAAAGATTGTTGGCTTAAACATCTCCTCCAATCAGCTCACTGGTCACATCCCTAAAGAGTTGGGGAGTTGTGTCACTATCCAGAGGCTTGACCTTAGTGGCAACAAGTTTTCCGGGTACATAGCAGAAGAGCTTGGTCAGTTGGTCAATTTAGAGATTTTGAAATTGTCTGATAATAGATTGACCGGAGAAATTCCTCATAGCGTTGGAGATCTTACTCGGCTCATGGAGTTACAACTAGGAGGCAATCTCTTGTCTGGAAACATTCCAGTGGAGCTTGGAAAGTTAACCTCTCTGCAAATCTCCCTCAACATTAGTCACAATAGTCTCTCAGGTACGATTCCAGACAGTTTGGGAAATCTACAAATGTTGGAGATACTTTACCTCAACGACAACAAGCTTTCAGGTGAGATCCCTGCATCAATTGGGAATCTCATGAGCCTCCTCATCTGCAATATCTCAAACAATAACTTGTTAGGAACAGTACCAGACACAGCAGTGTTCCAGCGGATGGATTCATCGAACTTTGCTGGAAACCACGGTTTGTGTAACTCTCAGAGAAGCCACTGCCAACCACTTGCCCCAAATTCTGATTCCAAGATAAATTGGTTAATGAACGGTTCGCAAAGGCAAAAGATCTTGACAATCACTTGTCTTGTAATCGGCTCCGTTTTTCTTATCACTTTTATTGGTATCTGTTGGGCAATAAAGCGACGGGAACCAGCCTTTGTTGCTCTTGAGGATCAAACAAAACCGGATGTCATGGACAGCTACTATTTCCCTAAAAAAGGTTTCACATATCAAGGCCTTGTGGATGCAACCAGAAACTTCTCCGAAGACGTGGTTTTAGGGAAAGGAGCATGTGGAACGGTCTACAAAGCTGAAATGTCAGATGGCGAGGTGATAGCCGTGAAGAAGCTAAACTCTCGCGGGGAAGGAGCTAGTTCTGATAATAGCTTCAGAGCTGAGATATCAACACTTGGAAAGATAAGGCACAGGAATATTGTGAAGCTGTATGGTTTCTGCTATCACCAGAACTCAAATCTTCTCTTGTATGAGTACATGTCAAAAGGAAGCCTCGGGGAACAACTACAGCGAGGAGGTGAGAAAAACTGCTTGTTGGATTGGAATGCTCGGTACAGAATCGCCCTCGGCGCTGCAGAGGGTCTGTGTTACCTCCATCATGATTGCAGACCTCAAATAGTTCACCGCGACATAAAATCGAACAACATTCTTCTTGATGAACTCTTCCAGGCTCATGTTGGAGATTTTGGCCTGGCTAAATTGATTGATCTCTCTTACTCAAAGTCCATGTCAGCGGTTGCAGGCTCTTACGGATACATCGCTCCAG AATATGCTTACACGATGAAGGTGACAGAGAAATGCGACATCTATAGCTTTGGAGTAGTGCTTTTGGAGTTAATAACAGGAAAGCCCCCAGTTCAACCGCTGGAGCAAGGAGGGGATCTAGTCAATTGGGTTAGAAGATCAATCCGTAACATGGTTCCAACCATTGAAATGTTTGATCCGAGGCTAGATACAAATGATAAGAGAACGGTTCATGAGATGTCTCTTGTCCTAAAGATTGCACTGTTCTGCACCAGCAATTCTCCGGCTAGTAGACCAACGATGAGAGAAGTTGTCGCAATGATTATTGAAGCTCGGGGATCAACTAGCCTCTCGTCCTCGTCCATTACATCAGAAACTCCTCTAGACGAAGCAAACTCCTCCAAAG AAATTGACTTTGTTGCATCACCTTGA
- the LOC104756055 gene encoding receptor-like protein 2, whose protein sequence is MWTFLPWSTLVIVNKFFHLLCHVLVLLTMTNEDMRFKAKGFVRTSSITRPIQPLSFHMLRILLQCVLYTAVSEALCNPQDRESLLWFSGNVSSSVFPLNWNPSIDCCSWEGITCNDFPDSHITAISLPFRELYGKLPLSVLHLHHLSHLDLSHNRLSGHLLPGFLSSLDQLKFLDLSYNSLDGELPVEQTFRNGSNRHFLIQTVDLSSNFLQGEILSSSIFIQGSFDLISFNVSNNTFTGPIPSFMCKSSPELSKLDFSYNDFTGNIPQGLGRCSKLSVLQAGFNNLSGEIPSDIYNLSELEQLFLPVNHLSGKINDDIIYLKKLISLELYSNHLGGEIPIDIGQLSSLQSLQLHTNNIAGTVPPSLANCTNLIKLNLRLNQLEGTLSELDFSRFQSLIILDLGNNSFSGDFPWKVHSCKSLTAMRFASNKLTGQISPQVLELESLSFLSLSDNKLVNITGALRILQGCRKLSTLLIGKNFYNETFPSDKDLISSDGFPSLQIFGSGGSGLRGEIPAWLIKLKSLAVTDLSHNQLVGSIPGWLGTFPHLFYIDLSENLLSGELPKELFQLKALMSQKAYDETERNYLKLPVFVTPNNVTTHHQYNQLFSLPPAIYIRRNQLKGSIPVEVGQLKVLHVLEISHNYLSGNISHELSKLTNLERLDLSNNHLSGEIPWSLTSLHYMSYFNVANNSLDGPIPAGSQFDTFPQAHFEGNPLLCGGILVTSCKAPTKPPATTTDNEDVEELKGMFILGVATGFFVSYCFYWCFFARLSVLTSKVVFPVVS, encoded by the coding sequence atGTGGACTTTTTTGCCTTGGTCAACACTGGTTATTGTCAACaagttttttcatcttctttgtcatgttcttgttcttctcacCATGACTAATGAGGACATGAGATTCAAAGCCAAAGGTTTTGTGAGAACTTCATCAATCACAAGACCAATACAACCTCTGAGTTTTCACATGCTTCGCATACTCCTTCAGTGTGTCCTTTATACTGCAGTTTCAGAGGCTCTCTGCAACCCGCAAGATCGAGAATCTCTACTGTGGTTCTCTGGAaacgtttcttcttctgtttttcctCTGAATTGGAACCCATCCATTGATTGTTGCTCATGGGAAGGAATAACCTGCAATGATTTCCCCGATAGTCACATCACTGCAATCTCATTGCCCTTTAGAGAACTATATGGTAAACTCCCTTTGTCTGTTCTGCATCTCCACCATCTCTCTCATCTCGATCTTTCTCATAACCGTCTCTCGGGTCATCTCCTGCCTGGCTTTCTCTCATCCCTTGATCAGCTCAAATTTCTTGATCTTAGTTACAACAGCCTCGATGGCGAGTTGCCAGTTGAGCAAACATTTAGAAATGGAAGCAACAGACATTTCCTAATTCAGACAGTTGATCTGTCAAGCAATTTTCTCCAAGGCGAAATCCTCAGTAGTTCTATTTTCATACAAGGATCTTTCGATTTAATCAGTTTCAATGTCAGCAACAACACCTTCACAGGCCCAATCCCTTCGTTCATGTGCAAGAGTTCACCGGAGCTCAGCAAACTGGATTTCTCCTACAATGATTTTACCGGCAATATTCCGCAAGGACTAGGGAGATGTTCAAAGCTAAGTGTTCTACAAGCAGGCTTCAACAATCTCTCTGGTGAAATCCCAAGTGACATCTACAATCTTTCGGAGCTCGAGCAACTCTTTCTACCAGTCAATCATCTTTCTGGAAAGATCAATGATGATATCATCTACCTGAAGAAACTAATATCGCTCGAGCTTTACTCCAATCACCTTGGAGGAGAAATACCAATAGACATAGGTCAGCTCTCTAGCCTGCAAAGCCTCCAACTCCATACCAATAACATCGCTGGCACAGTCCCGCCTTCTCTTGCAAATTGTACTAATCTCATCAAACTGAATCTGAGGCTTAATCAGCTGGAAGGAACCTTATCAGAGCTTGACTTTTCCCGCTTTCAGAGCCTTATCATTCTAGATCTTGGAAACAATAGCTTCAGCGGTGATTTCCCTTGGAAGGTTCACTCCTGCAAATCTCTAACAGCGATGAGATTTGCAAGCAATAAGTTAACAGGACAGATATCTCCTCAAGTACTGGAACTTGAATCCCTATCGTTCTTGTCTCTTTCAGATAATAAACTGGTGAACATTACAGGCGCTCTCAGAATTCTGCAGGGCTGCAGGAAGCTGTCCACTCTCCTCATAGGAAAGAATTTTTACAACGAAACATTTCCAAGCGACAAAGACTTAATTTCCTCAGATGGATTCCCTAGTCTCCAAATATTTGGCAGCGGTGGATCTGGACTGAGAGGTGAAATACCAGCTTGGCTGATCAAATTGAAGAGCTTAGCAGTCACAGATTTGTCCCACAACCAGCTTGTAGGGTCAATCCCTGGTTGGTTGGGAACTTTTCCCCACCTTTTCTATATTGATCTCTCAGAGAATCTTCTTTCAGGAGAGCTGCCGAAGGAATTATTCCAACTAAAGGCTCTGATGTCCCAAAAGGCCTACGACGAAACAGAAAGGAACTATCTAAAGCTACCAGTTTTCGTCACCCCCAATAATGTTACAACTCATCATCAATACAATCAGCTGTTTAGCCTCCCACCTGCGATCTACATAAGAAGGAATCAACTGAAAGGAAGTATACCGGTCGAAGTTGGTCAGTTAAAGGTTCTTCATGTCCTCGAGATATCTCATAACTATTTGTCTGGCAACATCTCACATGAGTTGTCGAAACTCACCAACTTGGAGAGGCTTGACCTGTCCAACAATCACTTATCTGGTGAAATTCCTTGGTCGCTAACAAGCCTCCATTATATGTCCTATTTCAACGTAGCGAACAACAGCCTGGACGGGCCAATACCCGCAGGAAGTCAGTTTGACACTTTTCCGCAAGCACATTTTGAAGGAAACCCCTTGTTGTGTGGTGGCATACTGGTGACTTCCTGCAAGGCTCCAACAAAGCCACCTGCCACAACCACAGACAACGAGGATGTAGAGGAGTTAAAGGGAATGTTTATTCTAGGAGTTGCCACAGGATTTTTTGTTTCCTACTGTTTTTACTGGTGCTTTTTTGCTAGACTCAGTGTTTTGACTAGTAAAGTAGTCTTTCCTGTAGTATCATAA